A genomic window from Chlorobium phaeobacteroides DSM 266 includes:
- the gmk gene encoding guanylate kinase, with protein sequence MTISRGPTGKLVVFSAPSGTGKSTIAKIVLERIPSLAFSVSATTRPMRAGEEEGVHYYFLDKKKFEEKIRDGGFIEHEYFFNNYYGTLLDKTVDAVNSGHHLLFDLDVKGALNLKTLFPLNSLLIFIRPPDMATLRERLLKRESEDADALNVRLERAELELGYVDQFDEVIVNDCLDRAADAVTAKVSEFLSNT encoded by the coding sequence ATGACGATCAGCAGAGGGCCGACGGGAAAGCTCGTGGTTTTTTCAGCTCCGTCGGGAACAGGAAAGTCAACGATTGCGAAAATTGTTCTTGAACGAATTCCTTCGCTCGCTTTTTCCGTATCGGCAACAACAAGACCGATGCGTGCTGGTGAGGAGGAAGGGGTTCATTATTATTTTCTTGATAAAAAGAAGTTTGAAGAGAAGATTCGTGACGGCGGGTTTATAGAGCATGAATATTTTTTCAATAACTACTATGGCACATTGCTCGATAAAACGGTTGATGCGGTTAATTCGGGCCATCATCTGCTTTTTGATCTCGACGTCAAGGGTGCTTTGAATCTGAAAACTCTTTTTCCTCTTAATTCATTATTGATATTTATAAGGCCTCCTGATATGGCAACTCTCAGAGAGAGATTGTTAAAGCGGGAAAGCGAAGATGCGGATGCATTGAATGTTCGTCTTGAGCGGGCTGAACTTGAACTTGGTTATGTTGATCAGTTCGATGAGGTGATTGTTAATGATTGTCTCGACCGGGCGGCCGATGCCGTTACGGCGAAAGTAAGTGAGTTTCTTTCAAACACGTAA
- a CDS encoding VOC family protein: MMKLTGINQITLRVNDLGRAEEFYADILGFRIDHRVGVNICYLRLNSDMLVLVKSETPSVPESRDFRVDHFGFRLASDAEVDEAADYLDAKGVHLITRPAHRQEGRAFFVMDPDGNLVEFYSMHNGGIDKECRGCDPISPDALAAGNRSKIREENDQKKPRRSRK; this comes from the coding sequence ATGATGAAACTGACGGGGATTAATCAGATTACGCTCCGGGTCAATGATCTCGGTCGCGCAGAAGAATTTTATGCAGATATTCTCGGATTCAGGATTGATCACCGCGTAGGGGTCAACATCTGCTATTTGCGGCTTAATTCGGATATGCTTGTTCTGGTCAAGTCAGAAACTCCTTCTGTTCCGGAATCCCGGGATTTCAGGGTAGATCATTTCGGTTTTCGTCTCGCCTCGGATGCGGAGGTCGACGAAGCTGCTGATTATCTTGACGCAAAAGGCGTGCATCTGATTACTCGTCCGGCACACAGGCAGGAAGGACGGGCGTTTTTTGTCATGGATCCGGATGGTAACCTTGTGGAATTCTATTCCATGCACAATGGCGGAATTGACAAAGAGTGCCGTGGGTGTGATCCGATTTCTCCCGACGCTCTTGCAGCAGGAAATCGCAGCAAAATCAGAGAGGAGAACGATCAGAAAAAACCTCGACGATCAAGAAAGTGA
- a CDS encoding sugar phosphate nucleotidyltransferase: MSLAVIIMAAGKGTRMQSELPKVLHKANGRPVIEYVLDTALHLKPETIILIVGHQADKVIAATRQYPVICALQEPQNGTGHAVMQAEKALKTFSGDVLILSGDVPLVKRSTLLQLIALHHNEQASATVLTARLDNPSGYGRIIRNKTGGEVMKIIEQRDASPEELSVDEINSGIYVFKAPVLFQALREITTENAQQEYYLTDVFDICFRNGNKVCACRTENADEIRGINTPEQLRETEQLLCALSLS; encoded by the coding sequence ATGTCACTTGCTGTAATCATCATGGCTGCCGGAAAAGGCACCCGTATGCAATCCGAACTTCCGAAAGTACTGCACAAAGCAAATGGAAGACCGGTTATCGAGTATGTTCTTGACACCGCGCTGCATCTTAAGCCGGAGACTATCATCCTTATTGTCGGCCACCAGGCCGACAAAGTCATTGCTGCTACCAGGCAATATCCTGTCATATGCGCACTTCAGGAACCGCAGAACGGAACAGGCCACGCCGTGATGCAGGCGGAAAAAGCCCTCAAAACGTTTTCCGGCGATGTGTTGATTCTTTCCGGCGATGTGCCGCTTGTCAAGCGCTCTACCCTTTTACAGCTCATCGCTTTACATCACAATGAGCAGGCATCGGCAACGGTGCTTACCGCACGCCTCGATAATCCTTCCGGATATGGGAGGATCATCAGAAATAAAACAGGTGGCGAGGTGATGAAAATCATAGAACAACGGGATGCGTCACCCGAAGAACTTTCTGTAGACGAGATCAATTCGGGAATATATGTCTTTAAAGCGCCGGTACTTTTCCAGGCACTTCGTGAGATAACCACCGAAAATGCTCAGCAGGAATACTATCTGACAGACGTTTTTGACATCTGTTTTCGAAACGGCAATAAAGTCTGCGCCTGTCGTACCGAGAATGCCGATGAAATAAGGGGAATCAATACGCCGGAACAGCTCAGAGAAACCGAACAGCTGCTTTGCGCTCTGTCACTTTCTTGA
- the panD gene encoding aspartate 1-decarboxylase, with amino-acid sequence MKLHLLKSKIHNARVTSGDLEYEGSITIDQELLLLAEMIPNEKVLVVNNNNGERFETYIINGEPGSRVIQLNGAAARCALPGDEIIIMTFAVMDEKKARTFQPMVLIVDHLNNPKRRHRIGQEDEQLSSSI; translated from the coding sequence ATGAAATTACACCTCTTAAAATCAAAAATCCACAACGCAAGGGTAACAAGCGGAGATCTTGAATATGAAGGAAGCATCACGATCGACCAGGAACTTCTCCTTCTGGCCGAGATGATTCCTAACGAAAAAGTTCTGGTTGTCAATAATAACAACGGCGAACGTTTTGAAACATATATTATCAATGGGGAACCCGGATCAAGAGTAATCCAGCTCAATGGAGCGGCAGCAAGATGCGCACTGCCAGGCGATGAAATCATCATCATGACTTTTGCTGTCATGGATGAGAAAAAAGCCCGCACCTTTCAGCCTATGGTGCTTATCGTCGACCATCTCAACAACCCCAAACGCAGACATCGCATAGGACAGGAAGACGAACAACTTTCATCATCCATTTAA
- the lptC gene encoding LPS export ABC transporter periplasmic protein LptC: MKRFIFLFLTVFAFVMSGCGAPQSERRKPETGFIGEGHPQQESWDIHLNLTDAGIPKASIKAGYAAEFNKNSKKEYHLQKGVTVTFFNSEKEPSTILKAQEAVVHDNLDIEARGNIVITTDNTTTIKTESIKRTAKDKMIRSNDYVTITRPGETLTGYGFESDQALKKYRIFRASGESH; encoded by the coding sequence TTGAAAAGATTCATCTTTTTGTTTTTAACGGTCTTTGCATTTGTTATGTCGGGATGCGGCGCTCCCCAATCTGAGCGCCGCAAACCGGAAACAGGATTTATAGGTGAGGGACATCCCCAGCAGGAAAGCTGGGATATCCACCTGAACCTCACTGATGCCGGCATTCCGAAAGCCAGCATAAAAGCGGGGTACGCCGCTGAATTCAATAAAAACAGCAAAAAAGAATATCATCTGCAAAAGGGTGTTACCGTTACCTTTTTCAACAGCGAAAAAGAGCCATCCACCATCCTTAAAGCACAGGAAGCCGTTGTCCATGATAATCTGGATATTGAGGCAAGAGGAAACATTGTCATTACAACCGACAATACAACCACGATAAAAACGGAATCGATCAAACGTACCGCTAAAGACAAAATGATTCGTTCCAATGACTATGTCACCATCACAAGACCTGGAGAGACACTGACAGGATATGGCTTTGAAAGTGACCAGGCGCTTAAAAAATACAGGATTTTCCGAGCAAGCGGTGAATCGCATTAA
- a CDS encoding OmpH family outer membrane protein codes for MTTLIMKPMYNRKGFMSVVRKIVMASLLGLMLGAPATVHAETVGVVDFGKILLQMPERKQAETTLQAMATPFQNELERMSQDLQKGLVAYEQQKASMAKPAREVKEKELNTKAQAIQKYKLEKFGQEGLVAKKEQELLIPIRQKIVASVQTIAQKEGFTLVLDKGAMIYGTPASDLTFKVMNQLNLK; via the coding sequence ATGACAACTTTAATTATGAAACCGATGTATAATCGAAAAGGATTTATGAGTGTTGTGCGCAAAATAGTCATGGCGTCACTCCTCGGATTGATGCTCGGAGCTCCAGCGACAGTACATGCGGAAACTGTCGGGGTAGTGGATTTCGGCAAGATTCTTTTACAGATGCCTGAAAGAAAGCAAGCGGAAACCACCCTGCAGGCAATGGCAACCCCCTTTCAGAATGAGCTGGAAAGGATGTCGCAGGATTTGCAGAAAGGGCTTGTTGCTTATGAACAGCAAAAAGCTTCAATGGCAAAACCCGCAAGAGAAGTTAAAGAAAAAGAACTGAACACCAAAGCTCAGGCAATCCAGAAGTACAAGCTGGAAAAGTTCGGACAGGAAGGTCTTGTCGCCAAAAAAGAACAGGAACTCCTGATACCTATTCGCCAGAAGATTGTAGCTTCTGTTCAGACTATTGCCCAGAAAGAGGGGTTCACCCTGGTACTGGACAAGGGCGCCATGATTTACGGCACCCCTGCAAGCGATCTTACTTTCAAGGTGATGAATCAGCTCAATCTCAAATAA
- a CDS encoding FkbM family methyltransferase, with translation MGFFIRAKLYFRQLIGQEPRTNVEIACECRHIHEWCICPVGIDSASSVFSLGVGNDIGFDTGLIKDFNCSVYAFDPTPRWVEWIGSMSLPEKFKFYPYAIGGTDGTMKLFPRIHKGRRSSKMLTLLNEGLHDDESIAVTMKRLSTLTAELSVPSIAILKIDIEAAEYEVIDDFLADHVPVYQLLVEFHHRFASVPVKKTTDALAKLYKAGYRIFYVSEKAREYSFIHEATYDGYRRQAGKSS, from the coding sequence GTGGGTTTTTTTATCAGGGCTAAACTGTATTTCAGGCAGCTGATCGGTCAGGAGCCAAGGACGAATGTCGAGATCGCCTGCGAGTGTCGGCATATTCATGAGTGGTGTATTTGTCCTGTCGGTATTGATTCTGCCAGTTCCGTGTTTTCTCTTGGTGTTGGCAATGATATCGGCTTTGATACAGGATTGATAAAGGATTTCAATTGTTCTGTTTATGCGTTTGATCCGACACCGAGATGGGTTGAGTGGATCGGTTCAATGAGTCTGCCGGAAAAGTTTAAATTTTATCCTTACGCGATTGGCGGCACCGACGGTACCATGAAACTATTTCCCCGCATTCATAAGGGAAGGCGTTCATCAAAGATGCTTACCTTGCTTAATGAAGGCCTTCATGATGACGAGAGCATAGCGGTGACGATGAAAAGGCTCTCAACGCTTACCGCCGAACTGTCCGTTCCGTCTATTGCTATTCTCAAAATAGATATAGAAGCTGCGGAATATGAGGTGATTGACGATTTTCTTGCCGATCATGTTCCTGTTTATCAGCTTCTTGTCGAATTTCATCACCGGTTTGCCTCTGTACCGGTTAAGAAAACAACAGACGCTCTTGCTAAATTGTATAAAGCGGGCTACAGGATTTTTTATGTTTCCGAAAAAGCAAGGGAGTACTCTTTTATTCACGAGGCAACCTATGATGGCTATAGACGACAGGCCGGAAAATCTTCCTGA
- the dprA gene encoding DNA-processing protein DprA — translation MSATPGCDSRILLLTLSQIPGIGPARINAIVSNLGSDISVLDATEGTFQHIPGIGVPLAKEIVSFLGNRQKRLAALEAADEQMLRLERYNAKLLTITDTEYPRLLREITDPPPYLFVRGNLPGNHEPGIAIVGTRRASAYGKQAAAKFSGELALQGFPIVSGLAYGIDMVAHTASIGSGGKTIAVVATGVDTIYTDPRGKVWPGIVENGAIISEEWIGSNLVPAKFPKRNRIISGITLGTLVVESDRNGGSLITASFALEQNREVFAVPGSIFSHTSRGTNMLIQLGQAKAALCVDDIISEVAPQSSRENIPRQNPIALDMHLSAEELNVLAIMGKESVHIDTIASKTGLDVSTLLVRLFELEMKRAVIQHPGQFFQNRHS, via the coding sequence ATGAGCGCCACTCCCGGATGTGATTCGAGAATTCTCCTGCTGACCCTGTCGCAGATCCCCGGCATCGGCCCGGCAAGGATCAATGCCATCGTCAGCAATCTCGGCTCTGACATAAGTGTCCTCGATGCCACGGAGGGAACATTTCAACACATCCCTGGTATTGGTGTCCCTCTTGCAAAAGAGATCGTCAGCTTTCTCGGGAATCGTCAAAAACGGCTTGCCGCTCTGGAAGCTGCCGATGAACAAATGCTGCGGCTCGAACGATATAACGCAAAACTTCTCACCATAACCGACACGGAATACCCCCGGTTGTTACGGGAAATAACCGATCCCCCGCCATATCTCTTTGTGCGCGGCAACCTGCCGGGAAATCATGAGCCGGGCATTGCCATTGTAGGCACACGACGGGCATCGGCATACGGAAAACAAGCAGCGGCAAAGTTCTCCGGCGAACTGGCCCTTCAGGGATTCCCGATAGTCAGCGGTCTGGCCTACGGGATTGACATGGTGGCACATACCGCTTCTATCGGATCAGGAGGCAAAACAATTGCCGTTGTCGCAACCGGCGTTGACACCATCTATACCGATCCACGCGGCAAAGTATGGCCAGGAATCGTTGAAAACGGCGCCATTATTTCCGAAGAATGGATCGGATCAAATCTCGTTCCGGCAAAATTCCCAAAAAGAAACCGCATCATTTCAGGCATCACTCTCGGCACCCTTGTAGTCGAATCCGACCGTAACGGTGGATCCCTGATAACGGCATCGTTTGCGCTCGAACAGAACAGGGAAGTTTTTGCCGTTCCCGGCAGCATATTTTCCCATACTTCACGTGGCACAAACATGCTGATACAGCTTGGCCAGGCAAAAGCGGCGCTTTGTGTTGACGATATTATCTCTGAAGTAGCACCTCAATCATCCAGAGAAAACATCCCCCGACAGAACCCGATCGCTTTGGACATGCATCTGAGCGCTGAAGAGCTTAATGTTCTGGCAATAATGGGAAAGGAGAGCGTGCATATCGACACGATAGCCAGTAAAACGGGACTTGACGTATCGACACTTCTTGTTCGACTCTTTGAACTTGAAATGAAACGGGCAGTCATTCAGCACCCCGGACAGTTTTTTCAGAATCGGCACTCCTGA
- a CDS encoding polyprenyl synthetase family protein, with product MNMSITQELVEKKYRLYHNLINEALASCFSAEAPVTLYAPAKYILDGKGKRIRPFLTLLASEAVCGSSEHALKVALAVEILHNFTLMHDDIMDQAELRHGRPTVHKQWNANVAILSGDMMIAYAYELALQSPSSRQIELVHILNDANITICEGQALDIELEEKKHATIADYLDMIAKKSGRLISAALEAGGVAGNATDEQLNNLVTFGEKIGRAFQIQDDFLDIMADDGKSGKIAGGDVINGKKTYLLLRSIELTSGDDHRLLQSIIENNGISAERVPEIRSIYQRCGVLDETRLLIRRDTENALSAVDKLPHAEGREYLKGFANILVKRDF from the coding sequence ATGAACATGTCTATCACACAGGAACTTGTCGAAAAAAAGTATCGCCTCTACCACAACCTTATCAATGAAGCTCTCGCAAGCTGCTTCAGCGCCGAAGCCCCGGTAACACTGTACGCTCCGGCCAAGTATATTCTTGATGGAAAAGGGAAAAGAATCAGACCGTTTCTGACTCTTCTTGCTTCCGAAGCTGTTTGTGGTTCATCTGAACACGCACTCAAGGTTGCGCTTGCTGTCGAGATTCTCCATAATTTCACCTTGATGCATGATGATATCATGGATCAGGCTGAACTTCGCCATGGCAGACCAACCGTACACAAACAGTGGAATGCCAATGTAGCAATCCTTTCAGGCGATATGATGATTGCCTACGCCTATGAGCTTGCCCTCCAATCCCCATCTTCACGACAAATTGAGCTGGTGCATATCCTTAATGATGCAAATATAACCATTTGTGAAGGTCAGGCTCTCGACATCGAACTGGAGGAGAAAAAACACGCTACCATTGCCGATTATCTTGACATGATTGCAAAAAAATCCGGCAGACTCATATCGGCAGCTCTCGAAGCAGGGGGTGTTGCCGGCAATGCCACTGATGAACAGCTCAACAACCTGGTGACCTTCGGTGAAAAAATCGGCAGGGCATTTCAGATACAGGATGACTTTCTTGACATTATGGCTGATGACGGGAAGTCAGGAAAGATTGCCGGGGGCGATGTCATCAACGGCAAAAAAACCTATCTCCTTCTGCGATCAATCGAGCTTACTTCCGGAGATGATCACCGTCTGCTGCAATCAATTATTGAAAATAACGGCATCAGCGCCGAAAGGGTACCCGAAATCCGGTCAATCTATCAACGATGCGGCGTGCTTGACGAAACAAGACTCCTGATTCGACGCGACACCGAAAATGCACTGTCGGCAGTGGACAAACTGCCACATGCCGAAGGCCGTGAATACCTCAAAGGTTTTGCAAACATCCTTGTAAAAAGGGATTTTTAA
- the fni gene encoding type 2 isopentenyl-diphosphate Delta-isomerase, translating to MNEKLSTPSNITIERKLNHVEICLHGNVSFEGTTTGLERYAIEHQAVPEINYADINLSATLLGRTIGAPLMISSMTGGYHEAATLNRQFAQAAEHFRIPLGVGSMRQALENNEHRESFAVVRKAAPSVPVFANIGAPEVAAGLESSQIETMLDLIQADGLIVHLNAAQELFQPEGNTNFHGFLDQLASLTAKTPVPVIAKEVGSGISAEAARLLIDAGVKVIDVAGAGGTSWQKVEEVRYIKRFGNENRFSPEALNELLNWGIPTATCLEEIGRLKKNHPQYQPIEIIASGGIQSGIDVAKTILLGASVAASAGRLLKALHEGKLLQTIEMWLNDLKAVMFLTGSLSLEQLQKKRMTLKHLPT from the coding sequence ATGAACGAGAAACTTTCAACTCCTTCAAATATAACAATTGAACGAAAGCTCAACCATGTGGAAATATGCCTGCACGGCAATGTATCCTTTGAGGGAACAACCACAGGGCTGGAACGCTATGCGATTGAGCATCAGGCCGTCCCGGAAATCAATTACGCCGATATAAACCTCTCGGCAACACTGCTTGGCAGAACGATAGGAGCTCCTCTCATGATCTCCTCCATGACCGGAGGCTACCATGAAGCGGCTACGCTTAACCGTCAATTCGCTCAGGCAGCAGAACATTTCCGTATACCACTCGGTGTCGGCAGCATGCGACAGGCACTTGAAAACAATGAACACAGGGAAAGTTTTGCTGTTGTTCGCAAAGCAGCGCCGTCAGTTCCGGTTTTTGCCAACATCGGTGCTCCCGAGGTTGCAGCAGGACTGGAAAGCTCTCAGATCGAAACCATGCTTGACCTTATCCAGGCTGACGGCCTGATTGTTCATCTCAATGCAGCCCAGGAGCTTTTTCAGCCTGAAGGCAACACCAATTTTCATGGATTTCTCGATCAACTTGCCTCTCTGACAGCAAAAACTCCCGTTCCTGTTATCGCAAAAGAGGTTGGCAGTGGCATTTCAGCAGAAGCCGCCCGTCTGCTCATCGATGCCGGCGTCAAAGTTATCGATGTAGCCGGCGCAGGCGGCACCAGTTGGCAGAAAGTTGAAGAGGTTCGTTATATAAAACGTTTCGGTAATGAAAATCGCTTCAGCCCTGAAGCGCTCAATGAACTTCTGAACTGGGGAATACCAACCGCAACATGTCTTGAAGAGATCGGCAGACTCAAAAAAAACCATCCGCAGTACCAACCAATTGAAATCATCGCATCGGGAGGAATTCAGAGCGGAATAGATGTAGCCAAAACCATTCTGCTCGGTGCCTCCGTTGCAGCTTCTGCAGGAAGGCTTCTTAAAGCGCTCCATGAAGGCAAGCTCCTGCAAACCATCGAAATGTGGCTGAACGACCTCAAGGCGGTGATGTTTCTTACCGGCTCTCTCTCTCTGGAACAGCTTCAAAAAAAACGCATGACTCTTAAACATCTTCCGACTTAG
- a CDS encoding ABC transporter permease: MLKTLFDIALRHLLGRRRQTLTTIFGVAVSTMVLITTISLTRGLLDSFIDTIVNVAPHITIKGEKLNPVPVNIINRAGETRVSMVEDNIRKQEKEEVRNYRQILGMFSSSLYEKEVTASSPYVESQVMAVKGNRNQPILLKGVIIDRENEISGIAGKIQQGDLSVFRNSSNALLVGRTVARDMHLELNDEVVIIPASGKSRQCKVAGIFFSGVNAVDNSVFVSLKLGQIIEGLPANKVSGIALKVRDPLNNTPLAREMERITGYKCPTWQEENASILSLFARIGYIVFSLVAFVGVVSGFGVANILVTTVFEKSRDIAIMKSFGFSALHLVAMFVLEGFLVGLAGALLGGVLAIGSINLFASIPVENSQGPLTKTGFSMSLNPIYFFYVIGVTVFISTISAILPSARAAKLEPVKVLRDSSL; encoded by the coding sequence ATGCTGAAAACACTGTTTGATATCGCGTTGCGTCATCTGCTCGGCCGCCGTCGCCAGACTTTGACCACGATTTTTGGCGTTGCGGTAAGTACCATGGTGCTTATTACCACCATATCCCTGACCAGAGGCCTGCTTGATTCGTTTATTGATACCATTGTCAATGTGGCGCCCCATATAACCATCAAAGGCGAAAAACTCAATCCTGTGCCGGTTAATATCATTAATCGTGCAGGGGAGACGCGGGTTTCCATGGTTGAGGACAATATCAGGAAGCAGGAAAAGGAAGAGGTAAGGAATTATCGCCAGATTCTCGGTATGTTCAGCTCTTCCCTGTATGAAAAAGAGGTGACCGCGTCTTCACCGTATGTCGAGTCGCAGGTTATGGCGGTTAAGGGCAACAGGAATCAGCCGATTTTGCTCAAGGGTGTTATTATTGACAGGGAAAATGAAATCAGCGGGATTGCGGGGAAGATTCAGCAAGGAGATCTTTCAGTCTTTCGCAACTCCTCAAACGCGCTTCTTGTTGGACGAACGGTTGCCCGTGACATGCATCTGGAGCTCAATGATGAGGTCGTCATTATTCCTGCATCGGGAAAAAGCAGGCAGTGCAAAGTTGCCGGAATATTTTTTTCCGGAGTCAATGCCGTTGATAACAGCGTGTTTGTTTCGCTCAAGCTTGGCCAGATCATCGAGGGACTGCCCGCCAACAAGGTGAGTGGTATTGCGCTCAAGGTCAGGGATCCGCTGAACAATACCCCTCTTGCAAGAGAGATGGAAAGGATTACCGGATACAAATGTCCTACCTGGCAGGAAGAGAATGCGAGCATTCTATCCCTTTTTGCCCGTATCGGCTATATCGTTTTTTCTCTTGTGGCATTTGTCGGCGTTGTGTCGGGATTCGGCGTCGCCAATATTCTGGTTACTACGGTGTTTGAAAAAAGTCGCGATATAGCCATCATGAAATCGTTTGGATTTTCCGCTTTACATCTGGTGGCGATGTTTGTACTTGAAGGTTTTCTTGTAGGGTTGGCCGGAGCGCTTCTTGGTGGCGTTCTCGCCATTGGTTCCATTAATCTTTTTGCAAGCATTCCTGTCGAAAATTCCCAGGGGCCGCTGACCAAGACAGGTTTCAGTATGTCCCTTAACCCGATCTATTTTTTTTATGTTATCGGTGTGACGGTCTTTATCAGTACGATTTCAGCAATTCTCCCTTCTGCAAGGGCAGCAAAGCTTGAACCGGTAAAGGTGCTGCGCGACAGCAGTTTATAA
- a CDS encoding ABC transporter ATP-binding protein, producing the protein MNRQKEQTTDTSAQEQTSKRSVSAKSFRTQKDETLEKGKKGSADWYIASRLIAYIKPYKALVAASAGITLAGSILGPLRPYLTKIAIDDYIAHGDMKGLATISLLLAAVVLLDGIKQFIATWLTQIIGQKAVFSIRMDVFRHLQQLPARFFDRNPIGRLLTRTTNDIESLNEMLSSGIITILGDIMQLLFIVGLMLWIDWQLALVVLAILPLMLYATMMFKKRVRIAFQDVRTHLARLNTFLQEHIAGMTIVQLFNHQKSEYTKHSDINADHRDANIRTVFYFSVYYPFIEVLSSLTAGMVIWYSAVRVLNADLTLGVVVSFVQYIWLFFRPLQHLSDRFNVIQTAIASSDRVFRLLEEKGGEGDAGAEPEPFVFRSRITFSNVWFAYDTDNWILKDLSMEVRRGEKIAIVGATGSGKTTIINILSRLYPYAKGSIRIDNVELPDIASRSLRKMIGVVMQDVFLFSGTIRENLAFGNPDLPDEAIFEAARIVGADRFIDQLPGGYAYRVQENGAGLSAGQKQLIAFVRALLYDPQILVLDEATSSVDTETEMLIDAATAKLMQNRTSIIIAHRLSTVQKADRIIVLHKGVIKESGSHQELLKEKGLYYKLYLLQHPEGR; encoded by the coding sequence TTGAATCGACAAAAAGAACAAACAACCGATACGTCTGCACAAGAACAAACGAGCAAACGTTCTGTCTCTGCAAAAAGCTTCAGAACGCAAAAGGATGAGACCCTTGAAAAAGGGAAAAAAGGATCGGCGGACTGGTATATTGCCTCGCGCCTTATTGCTTATATCAAACCCTATAAAGCACTCGTAGCCGCATCTGCCGGAATCACGCTCGCCGGGTCAATTCTGGGCCCCCTGAGACCTTATCTCACAAAAATCGCCATTGACGACTACATCGCCCATGGCGATATGAAAGGGCTTGCAACCATCAGCCTGCTTCTTGCTGCGGTTGTCCTGCTCGACGGCATAAAACAGTTTATTGCAACATGGCTTACCCAGATCATCGGCCAGAAAGCCGTCTTCAGCATCCGAATGGATGTTTTCAGACATCTGCAACAACTTCCGGCAAGGTTTTTTGACCGCAATCCCATAGGCCGACTCCTGACCCGTACCACCAATGACATCGAATCGCTCAACGAGATGCTCTCAAGCGGGATCATTACCATTCTCGGCGACATCATGCAGCTCCTGTTCATTGTCGGCCTGATGCTCTGGATAGACTGGCAACTCGCCCTTGTGGTGCTCGCCATTCTGCCCCTGATGCTCTACGCCACCATGATGTTCAAAAAAAGAGTGCGGATCGCCTTTCAGGATGTTCGCACCCATCTTGCCCGACTCAACACCTTTTTACAGGAACATATCGCCGGCATGACCATTGTGCAGCTCTTCAATCATCAAAAAAGCGAATACACCAAACATTCGGACATCAATGCCGATCACAGGGATGCAAATATCAGAACCGTTTTTTATTTTTCGGTTTACTATCCGTTCATCGAAGTCCTGAGTTCGCTTACCGCAGGAATGGTCATCTGGTACAGCGCGGTAAGGGTTCTCAATGCTGATCTCACCCTGGGAGTAGTCGTCTCCTTTGTGCAGTACATCTGGTTGTTTTTCAGACCGCTACAGCATCTTTCAGACAGGTTCAACGTCATACAAACCGCCATTGCAAGCTCCGACAGGGTTTTTCGCCTGCTCGAGGAAAAGGGCGGAGAAGGTGATGCCGGAGCAGAACCGGAACCATTCGTCTTCAGAAGTCGAATCACTTTCAGCAACGTCTGGTTTGCATATGATACTGACAACTGGATACTCAAGGATCTTTCGATGGAAGTCCGGCGTGGAGAAAAAATCGCCATAGTCGGGGCAACAGGAAGCGGAAAAACAACCATCATCAATATACTCTCCCGTCTCTATCCATACGCAAAAGGATCGATCCGCATTGACAATGTTGAACTCCCCGACATAGCGAGCCGCTCGCTGAGAAAAATGATCGGCGTTGTCATGCAGGATGTCTTTTTGTTTTCAGGCACCATACGCGAAAACCTTGCATTCGGAAATCCGGACTTGCCCGACGAAGCCATTTTCGAAGCGGCTCGAATTGTCGGTGCTGACCGATTTATCGATCAACTGCCTGGCGGTTATGCCTACAGGGTTCAGGAAAACGGCGCGGGGCTCTCTGCCGGTCAGAAACAATTAATAGCGTTTGTTCGGGCTCTGCTTTACGACCCACAGATACTTGTGCTTGACGAAGCAACCAGTTCAGTTGATACCGAAACAGAGATGCTTATCGATGCGGCAACAGCCAAACTCATGCAGAACAGAACATCAATCATCATAGCCCATCGCCTCTCAACCGTTCAGAAAGCTGACAGAATTATCGTCCTGCACAAAGGGGTGATCAAGGAGAGCGGCAGCCACCAGGAACTGCTCAAGGAAAAAGGGCTCTACTACAAGCTCTACCTCTTGCAGCACCCGGAGGGGAGGTAA